In Oscillatoria sp. FACHB-1406, the sequence GACAGGAAGATATTCAGTATATCGTCGCCGATTTCCCTCGCGAAGATTTCGAGAAACGCTACCCGATGGGTCCCGACGGCCCGATTGTCAAGGATAATGAAGGCGTGGTCATCCACTGGGCAGGACCTAAACCTACGTTATCCACAAAAACGACCTACTCCGAACCCATGAACTTCTTCCGACGCAAGGCGTTAAAAGATTATAATGGCACCACGGGAATCGCTGCCGAAGCGATTTTGCAAGCTGAAGATTTTCAACGCAATTTCTTCGTTTATAACAAGAAAATTCGCAAGAAAATCGGAAAGTTGGTCGGCGCGAAGTAACGCTCGATCGGGATGAGGGACGACGAATGAGAGAAGGAATCCCTCATCCTGAATTACGAATTACGAATTACGAATTACAAATTACAAATTACTATGGTTCAACCTACAATTTTAGTGACGGGCGGTGCGGGTTATATCGGTTCTCATGCCGTTCTCGCTTTACAAAATGCCGGTTATAACGTCGTCATCCTCGATAATTTGGTTTACGGGCATCGAGATATTGCTGAAACAGCGTTAAAAGCTGAGTTAATTGAAGGAGATACAAACGATCGCGCCCTGCTCGATAAACTCTTTTCTAGCCGCAAGATCGATGCGGTGATGCACTTCGCCGCCTATGCTTATGTGGGCGAATCGGTGGAAGCGCCGGATAAGTATTACCGAAACAATGTCGTCGGGACGCTGACGCTGATTGAAGCGATGCAAGCTGCCGGGATTAATAAGTTTGTATTCTCCTCGACCTGCGCGACGTATGGCGTACCGGAAACCGTTCCGATTCCTGAAGATCATCCTCAAAATCCGATCAATCCTTACGGGATGTCGAAGTTAATGGTGGAAAAAATTCTAGGCGATTTCGATCGCGCCTACAATTTCAGATCGACGATCTTCCGTTACTTTAACGCCGCTGGAGCCGATCCTTCGGGGCTTTTGGGCGAAGATCACGACCCAGAAACGCATTTAATTCCCCTCACGTTATATGCTGCATTAGGAAAACGGAAATCGATTACCATCTTTGGCACCGATTACCCCACGCCGGACGGGACTTGCATTCGCGATTATATCCACGTTTCCGACCTTGCTTCCGCCCATGTTCTCGGTTTGGAATACCTATTTAAGGGTGGTGAAACGACGGTATTTAACCTCGGGAACGGCAATGGATTTTCGGTGAAGGAAACGATCGAAACGGCGCGAGAGGTAACGGGTAAAGAGATTGTCGCCGAAGAACGCGATCGCCGTCCGGGAGATCCGCCAATGTTGGTGGGAAGCGGGGAGAAAGCGCGATCGATTTTGGGCTGGAATCCGCAATATACCGAACTGCGAGATATTATCGCCCATGCTTGGCAATGGCATCTGAAACGTAATGGATAATGGATAATGAATAATGAATAATGAATAATGGATAATGGATAATGAATAATGGATAATGAATAATGGATAATGAATGAATGGCACTAACTTTAGGGTGAATTGATAATTGGGGGTTCATTGACCGCGAATTACGAATTACGAATTACGAATTACGAATTACGAATTACGAATTACGAATTACGAATTACGAATTACGAATTACCGTTCAAATCCTACTACTTCAGCGAGGGTATAAAGCGGCCTACCTTTAACTTCTTCATAAATTCTGCCGATATATTCGCCCAAAATACCGATACAAATGAGTTGAACCGAACCGAGAAAAAAGATTGAGACGATAATCGCGGCCATTCCCGTTAAAGGCGAGTTAGGTTGGTAAAAACGCCAATACAGAACTAGAAACGCCATAATAAGGGCTAAAAACGCGGAAAAAAGCCCTAAATAAGTTGCAAGTCGCAGGGGTACTTTAGAAAAGGAAACGAGGCTGTTAATCGCGAGGGCGAAGGATTTGCGGAAGGTATATTTAACTTCTCCAGCAAAGCGCGGTTCTCGCTCGTATTGAATGGCGGTTTGGGGGAAACCCACCCAAGCGCGCAATCCTCGGATATAGCGATCGCGTTCTGGCATACGATTTAAAAGCTCGACGACTTTCCGATCCATCAAACAAAAATCCCCCGTATCGGCGGGAATATCGACATCGGCGAGGTAGCGCAACAGGCGATAGAAGGTGTAAGCAGTAAAACGCTTAAACCATCCTTCCTTGCGGCGTTTCGTGCGACGGGCGTAGACGACGTAATAACCTTGTCGCCACTGTTCGAGTAGTTGAGGAATAAGTTCTGGCGGATCTTGTAAGTCGGCATCGAGGACGATAATTGCTGTGCCTCGCGAGTAATTCAATCCAGCCGTCACTGCCGTTTGATGCCCGAAGTTGCGCGCAAAACTTAGATAGCAAACCCGCGCATCTTGTTGGTGCAATTCTCGCATCATTTCCAGGGAGCGATCGCTGCTGCCGTCGTTAATTAAAATTAGTTCGACAGTTCCGTCTAAGCTATCCATAACGGCGCTCAAACGTCGATACAATTCGGGGATCGTTTTCTCTTCGTTGTAGATGGGAACAATCAAAGAGTAATTCAGAGATTCGTTTGCGTTCATATCTCGAGTTTGAGAATCTCCCGCTAATGGGGTTGCGTAACGGGAGAGAGAGAGTTAACAATTTATCAACAATTTAAGAGAGCGAAAAACATCCCCTTATTGGAGTTGAGATTTTTTGGGTTTTAGTTCTCCGAGGAGTAAGTACCCTCCAACTCCGAGGGCAAGCGCTATTAATAATCCGAGAATCTTCTTTTTGTAAATCATGCCGATCAGTTGCAGGCGCGTCATCAAATCGTAGCGATTATTATCGACTTTAGGAACGGCAATTATATCCCAAGTTGCGCCGCTATCGGTGGATTTGAAAACTTTAGTCGTAGTAGCGCCAAATCCATAAAGGGTGCGATCGCGCGCGTAATCGGGGGAGAATTTAATCGGGACGGGGGCAGATGGCGGACCGACCATTTTCGCTAAGGCAAGGCTGTCGTTGCCGATTTTGCGGAAGGTTGCGCCGCCATCGCTGCTTTGAAATAATCCTTTGCCTCTGACGCTGGCAATCAAGGTGCGATCCGCTTCGCGGATCCCTTCGGGCGCGCGCGCGTAATCGGGGGAGAGGGCAACGCCTTGCACATAGCCCTCAATTCCGGGCAATTTCTTCCAGCCAGCACCGGCATCTGACGTTGTAAAAATGCCCCCATTGCTGCCAACGAAGAGGGTGCGATCGCGCTTATAGTTGGGAGAGATAGCGATTTGCAGGTTGCTGCGTTTCTGGAGTTCTGTCCCCCG encodes:
- the galE gene encoding UDP-glucose 4-epimerase GalE, which gives rise to MVQPTILVTGGAGYIGSHAVLALQNAGYNVVILDNLVYGHRDIAETALKAELIEGDTNDRALLDKLFSSRKIDAVMHFAAYAYVGESVEAPDKYYRNNVVGTLTLIEAMQAAGINKFVFSSTCATYGVPETVPIPEDHPQNPINPYGMSKLMVEKILGDFDRAYNFRSTIFRYFNAAGADPSGLLGEDHDPETHLIPLTLYAALGKRKSITIFGTDYPTPDGTCIRDYIHVSDLASAHVLGLEYLFKGGETTVFNLGNGNGFSVKETIETAREVTGKEIVAEERDRRPGDPPMLVGSGEKARSILGWNPQYTELRDIIAHAWQWHLKRNG
- a CDS encoding glycosyltransferase family 2 protein: MNANESLNYSLIVPIYNEEKTIPELYRRLSAVMDSLDGTVELILINDGSSDRSLEMMRELHQQDARVCYLSFARNFGHQTAVTAGLNYSRGTAIIVLDADLQDPPELIPQLLEQWRQGYYVVYARRTKRRKEGWFKRFTAYTFYRLLRYLADVDIPADTGDFCLMDRKVVELLNRMPERDRYIRGLRAWVGFPQTAIQYEREPRFAGEVKYTFRKSFALAINSLVSFSKVPLRLATYLGLFSAFLALIMAFLVLYWRFYQPNSPLTGMAAIIVSIFFLGSVQLICIGILGEYIGRIYEEVKGRPLYTLAEVVGFER